AAAATGGCGGAAAACTAAATCTGCGCCAGCAATGGCGATGAATGTAAGAAAGTATCTTTGATGACAGTAACGCTTCTTGATGGTGGTATGGGGCAGGAGTTGATCGCTCGCGCAGGCCGCGCGACATCGCTTTGGTCCGCGCAAGCGTTGATTGACGCGCCCGATTTGGTTCGCGCGGTGCATGATGACTATTTTGCAGCTGGCGCCGAAGTTGCAACCACCAACAGCTATTCGGTTCTGCCCGATCGGCTAGAGCCGCATGGCATTCTGGACCACCTTGGAACGCTTGCGATTAAGGCCTGCACGCTGGCTTGCCAGTCGCGTGATGCCCACGGATCGGGTCTGGTGCTTGGCTCGCTCGGGCCGCAGGGGTTTTCCTACCAGCCAGATAAGGCTCCGCTCGCTGAAGACGCGGCGGAGGTCTATGCAAAGATCGTCAGGATTCACGCGCCGTTCGTCGATGCCCACATCTTCGAGACGATGTCGTCTGTGGATCAGCTTAAAGGTGCGCTGATGGGGGGGAGCGTGACGGGCAAACCGGTTTGGGTCGCGGTCTCTGTTGACGATCAAGTTGGAACCAAACTGAGGTCCGGTGAGGACGTGACTGACATTTTACCGCTTCTGCAGGAATACAGACCTGCCGCGGTGCTAGTGAATTGTTCAGTGCCAGAGGCGGTCACGAAAGCGGTACCATTGCTGGCAGACTGCGGCTTGGCACTAGGAGCCTATGCGAACGGCTTCACCGGCATTCACAAGGATTTTTCCAAGGTGGGGGCAACGGTTGATATGTTATCGGCTAGGACTGATCTGTCTCCGGAAACATACGCAGATTTCGCAGACAAATGGGTGGCCGCAGGGGCAACCCTAATCGGGGGCTGTTGCGAAGTCGGCCCTGCACATATCCGAGAACTGTCTCGACGCCTCAAAGGGGCTCCAGCATGACACTTCCCAATCAAGCACGTGTCGTCATCATCGGCGGCGGCGTCATCGGCTGCTCAGTTGCCTATCATCTTGCCAAACTCGGTTGGAAAGACGTCGTCCTGCTGGAACGTAAACAGCTGACGTCCGGCACCACATGGCATGCGGCGGGTCTGATCGCGCAACTTCGTGCAACAAAGAACATGACCAAGCTGGCGAAGTACTCGCAGGAGCTTTACGGCGACTTGGAAGCGGAAACTGGCGTTGCGACTGGCTTCAAGCGATGCGGATCCATCACTGTAGCGCTCACTGAAGAGCGGCTTGAGGAGATCAATCGGCAAGCCGCGATGGCGCGATCGTTTGGAGTCATTGCAGAGCCCATTTCGCCCGAAGAGGTCAAGAAGCGCTACGAGCTTCTCAATATTGAGGGTGTGACCGGAGGGGTTTACCTGCCGCTCGATGGACAAGGGGATCCCGCGAACATTGCCCACGCCTTGGCAAAGGGGGCTCGGCAAAATGGGGCGCTCGTCAAAGAGGGTTATCTTGTCACTGACATCCACAGGGAGGGGCGCCGTGTAACTGGTGTAGCATGGGAAGATAAGAACGGAATTTCAGGCTCTATTCAGGCAGAACACGTGGTAAATTGCGGTGGGATGTGGGGTCATCAGATTGGCCGGATGGCCGGTGTGAATGTCCCGCTTCATTCGTGTGAGCACTTCTATATCGTTACGGAAAGCATTCCCGGATTGCAGCAAATGCCGGTTCTTAGGGTGCCCGATGAGTGTGCCTACTACAAAGAGGATGCCGGCAAGGTTTTGCTAGGGGCCTTCGAGCCTGTCGCAAAACCTTGGACTTTGGACATTCCAAAGGATTTCGAGTTCGATCAACTACCTGAAGATTTCGATCATTTCGAACCCATTCTAGAGGCCGCCGTCGAGCGTATGCCTGTGCTTGCTGAAGCGGGTATTCACACCTTCTTTAACGGGCCTGAATCTTTTACCCCGGATGACGCGTATCACTTGGGCCTTGCAC
Above is a window of Litoreibacter janthinus DNA encoding:
- a CDS encoding homocysteine S-methyltransferase family protein — encoded protein: MTVTLLDGGMGQELIARAGRATSLWSAQALIDAPDLVRAVHDDYFAAGAEVATTNSYSVLPDRLEPHGILDHLGTLAIKACTLACQSRDAHGSGLVLGSLGPQGFSYQPDKAPLAEDAAEVYAKIVRIHAPFVDAHIFETMSSVDQLKGALMGGSVTGKPVWVAVSVDDQVGTKLRSGEDVTDILPLLQEYRPAAVLVNCSVPEAVTKAVPLLADCGLALGAYANGFTGIHKDFSKVGATVDMLSARTDLSPETYADFADKWVAAGATLIGGCCEVGPAHIRELSRRLKGAPA